TTACCGCATTTATCTCAAAATCGACTCCTCCGATCATATCACCGACGCAAGTTATACAACGACCGGTTGCGGTTTTGGAATCGTCGCGCTCGCGATGGCAACGGAATACGCGAAGGGCAAAACAGTAGATCAAATCAAATCCGTAACTCCTTCCGATATCGAGCAGATGTTTGAATTTCCGGAAAGAAGAAAGAATTATCCCGAGTCTGCGGTCGCCGCACTTTTACAAGCCGTGAAAGATTATGAAAGCGGAGAAGGGGTTCCGAAAGAAAAAAGAATCACCGCTTCGAAGGCACTCGAAATTCTAAAAGAAAAAGGTTCACTGAAAGGAGAGGATCTTTCGAGCATCATATTAGAAAAACAGAATTTTGACGGAGTCGATTTTTCGGGCGCCAATCTGGGTCACGCATTCTTACAAAATTCTTCCTTTGTAGGTGCGAAT
Above is a genomic segment from Leptospira stimsonii containing:
- a CDS encoding pentapeptide repeat-containing protein, which gives rise to MSVMDFARYKQINDDRVNYREMEDATVVSNYRNVGCGDGYRIYLKIDSSDHITDASYTTTGCGFGIVALAMATEYAKGKTVDQIKSVTPSDIEQMFEFPERRKNYPESAVAALLQAVKDYESGEGVPKEKRITASKALEILKEKGSLKGEDLSSIILEKQNFDGVDFSGANLGHAFLQNSSFVGANFEGAKLRGSFLNNADLRNSNFRGADLRWAKLAGANVEGADFTDAIYDIGTRLDQKQIHLFSVMKKEGKDLYLNKEAE